The following proteins are co-located in the Paenibacillus sp. FSL H8-0079 genome:
- a CDS encoding phosphotransferase, producing MLINPTINEINDLFKMHHINEEITGVQSLSGTTAGRVYRLSTNLNKQYILKSDEPEQIHIAQQFLDTYKNSSLLPEVLLTDPDNTYFIYTYMQGTTHFNCGQKRDWLSRLVKELFNTYVCSSDTESWGRTEFPQRTWKEFNQISIHEAKMNIGSILTTDDYNLVQSKVDRLFHEQEEKFLLHGDTGVHNFVYDQNELIGVIDPSPLVGPILYDFLYAFSSSPDDITTETLFATFELLEQVDMDKSRLIEEALVHLYCRIGLSNKHHPDDLPEYLKAWQEWKRLCHEF from the coding sequence ATGTTAATCAATCCAACGATAAATGAGATCAATGACTTATTCAAGATGCATCATATCAACGAAGAAATCACTGGAGTTCAAAGTTTGTCAGGTACCACCGCTGGACGTGTTTATCGGTTGAGCACGAATCTGAATAAGCAATATATTCTAAAATCGGATGAACCGGAGCAGATTCACATTGCCCAGCAGTTCCTGGACACGTATAAGAATTCTTCGTTACTGCCTGAAGTTTTGTTGACTGATCCGGATAACACTTATTTTATTTATACCTATATGCAGGGCACGACTCATTTCAACTGTGGACAAAAAAGAGACTGGTTATCTCGTCTGGTGAAAGAGCTGTTCAATACATATGTGTGTTCTTCAGATACGGAATCATGGGGTAGAACAGAGTTCCCACAGAGGACCTGGAAAGAATTCAATCAGATTAGCATTCATGAAGCAAAGATGAATATCGGAAGTATTTTAACGACAGATGATTATAATCTGGTCCAATCCAAAGTGGATCGCCTGTTTCATGAGCAAGAAGAGAAGTTTCTTTTACATGGCGATACGGGGGTTCATAATTTTGTATATGATCAAAATGAACTCATCGGCGTCATTGACCCATCTCCATTGGTTGGACCTATCCTCTATGATTTTTTGTATGCTTTTAGCTCTTCGCCAGATGATATCACCACCGAAACATTATTTGCTACGTTCGAACTTTTAGAGCAAGTTGATATGGATAAATCCAGATTGATAGAGGAAGCTCTGGTCCATCTGTATTGCAGAATTGGGCTGA